The sequence TCTCCGATCATCGACCGCATCCGAACTCATTTCACGGCATATCAAGGGTATTGGCAGCCAGCGAGAGTAAGAGTAGTGCCTGCATCCCGCGACCGAGGTTTGTGGGCAAGATATACTCATCAGTACGATGCGCATTGCCACCGTCGGTCAGGCCAACACATATCGCCGGAATACCCAAACTCAGTGGAATATTGGCATCAGTACTGCTTTGCTGAAAAGAAATCTGCGCACCAACCATCTGATAGGCCGCAACAGCCGCCTGCACGAGTGGATGCTCACGTGGAATAGCTCCTGACGGACGATCTCCTACCTTGATAATCTGCAAATGTACTTCTGGTTGATCAAGAGTCGCTTCTTCGACCAGTCGGTACACTTCGCTTACCAGATCGCTCAACACCGCTGATGAAACTGATCGCAAGTCAAGGAGCATGCTGGCATAGTGGGCAATGGTGTTCACCGATGTACCACCACTAATCATACCAATATTGAAGGTTGTGCGGGGTGACACCGGGACTTGAAGTTCGGTCAAACGAGCAGCCAGGCGTACCAGAACATGAATGGCGCTCGGTGTACCAAAGTTCCCCCACGAGTGACCACCAGGGCCTCTCGCTTCGATCCGGAATCGACGCACACCGATTGCTTGATGGTGGAGGGAACCAAAATCACACCCTTCAATAACGATAACACCGCCGATACGTGTCCGTAAACGCTCAACAACTGCCCGCATCCCGCGTAGATCGCCTAAACCCTCTTCACCCACGTTAGCAACGAACCAAATGTCGCCCTGCATCGGCAGATCACACCGTTGATATATTTCAGCCAGACGCAAAAGACCAGCAACACCAACACTATTGTCGCCAATACCTGGGCCGTACACGCGCTCGCCCTCATAACGAATTGAAAGGTCCGTATCAGCCGGAAAAACCGTATCGAGGTGGGCTGAAATCAATAGCGCCGGACGTTCAACAATACCAGGACGCCGACCGTAGACATTCCCTAATTCGTCGATCTCGACGTCGTGCAGACCGAGCGCTTGCATTCGCTGACTGACTAATACTGATCGTGGCCGTTCAGCAAAGGTCGGTGCCGGTACTTGTTGAATTTCAATAGCCGTAGCCAGGGTTGGTCGATAGTCGGCAAGGTCGGCCAGAGCAGCCCGCACAGCGGGGTGAGCATACCATTGCTGAACGACGGTTTTCATCGACGATTCCTTCTGTCTGTTGGCAACCGACACCGATGCCGGTAGAACGTCC comes from Chloroflexus sp. Y-396-1 and encodes:
- a CDS encoding M20/M25/M40 family metallo-hydrolase, which codes for MKTVVQQWYAHPAVRAALADLADYRPTLATAIEIQQVPAPTFAERPRSVLVSQRMQALGLHDVEIDELGNVYGRRPGIVERPALLISAHLDTVFPADTDLSIRYEGERVYGPGIGDNSVGVAGLLRLAEIYQRCDLPMQGDIWFVANVGEEGLGDLRGMRAVVERLRTRIGGVIVIEGCDFGSLHHQAIGVRRFRIEARGPGGHSWGNFGTPSAIHVLVRLAARLTELQVPVSPRTTFNIGMISGGTSVNTIAHYASMLLDLRSVSSAVLSDLVSEVYRLVEEATLDQPEVHLQIIKVGDRPSGAIPREHPLVQAAVAAYQMVGAQISFQQSSTDANIPLSLGIPAICVGLTDGGNAHRTDEYILPTNLGRGMQALLLLSLAANTLDMP